The segment AACAGTATCAAAAAATAGCGTTACTGAATTGTGGTATGAAACATTAATGAATTACAGCAAATATATAACACTCAAAATATTATTACTACTCCCTATTCCCTACCCCAAGCAAAAACATATTTCAAATCAGCAACGCCGTCAGTTATTCATGGTCAATTGTCAATTACCTTCAGGACTCCACTTTTTCATCAACCCTTATTGTAAGATAGAATATAAAGTAATAGGTGTGTGTCTATGTGCTTTGAGATGAGATTTTTCCTTTCTACAGTGTTTCTGACTCGACTTGTTTTGGCTTTGTGTAGAGATTATTGATAAACTGCTCAAAATGGGTTTAGATGCCTTTTATTTACTTCTATGGTTGCCCTGAATAGTCGGTGTTACCCCACTTTTTTATTCATTATCTTCTATTTCACAACAAGTCTATTATGAAAACTTTACAATCAATAAGTCAGACTCTGAAAAAGTGGCAACGTATTTATAGCCGTAATTCCGTTTCAGATGCGCCACAAAAAGCGCCCGTCACCGTAGCCAAGCGCCCTTCCCCTCAGCCTAGTTGGTTTCGGTTCATGTGTAAAATACATCCGCCCGTCATGTTGGCATTATCCCTAACTACCATTACGGGAGTAGTTAGTTATCGTTTTTACAATCAACCAGAATTGGCAGTTGGCACTATTTCCCCCACCAAAATTATCGCCCCTCAAGATGGTAGTTTCATTGACCAAAAAACCACAGAGGAGTTAAGACGCAACACTCGCAGTGGTTTATTACCCAGCTTAAAAAGAGATGATACCGTCACCGCTAATATTGAAGAAAAAATCGCTGATTTTTTAAGTCAAGTAGAACAAGGAAGATTGATTTTAAAAGGAAATCCCACCATCGATAAGGGAGTTTTATCCACCCCAGTGCAACAATATCTGATGAAGGCGAAGGGCGCTGAATGGCAAAAAATTATTGATAATCGTGACACTTTGACCTTAATTAAAGATGGTGGCGATACCTTTGCCCTTGCCGTTAATCAATTAATTAACTATCAAAATCGAGTGAGTGACGCTCAATTTGAAGATTTAATTAACCGCATCGCCACCCAAAGAAGTAATTATCAAACTGCTTTAGCTAAATTGCCAGATTTTGATCTTGCCAATGCTACCGATAAAGCAATCTTATTGGATATTGATGACAGTCAATGGTTAGAAGTAAAGAGTCAGGTAAAAGATGTTACCCAGAAAATTTTAACTCAGGGATTGCCCTTTGGCTTACCGGATAACTTAAGAAAAAGAACAGTTGAACTACATTTTAATGATACCCCCAGCGCCCTTCGCCCCATTTTAATTCAGTTAGTGTATGGTAATTTACGCACTAATTTAGTCATAGACGAAGCACAAACCAAAGAAAGGGCGGAAAGGGCAGCCCAAGAAATTGATCCAGTCATCATTGCCATTGAAAAAAATCAAACCATTGTCGATATAGGAGAAGAAATTAGCCAAGCTGATTTTGTATTGTTAGATAACTTTGGTTTAAGTCGTCGTAGTATCAATTGGGGAGGAGTTTTTACCTCTGGAGTATTAACCGCAGGGGCGCTGATGGTGTTTCAAATCGTGGTAAGACATCCTCGCCAAGGGCGCTTGAGACGACGAGATCAATTTTTATGGTGGTTACTCTCCATTTCCGTACCCATTATCAGTTTATTTGATGTGGGTTACAACTCTCTACCGGCAGTGGGTTTCTTGATGAGTACCTTTTATGGTCCAGTGGCAGCCGTTACCCATGTTAGTTTAACGGCTGGATTAACCCTCTTTCAGACGGGCGCTATGGGGTGGCAATATCTGCTCTCCTCCTACGCTTCTTCCCTTCTCGCTTCTCTTGTGGCTGGGCGTTTGCGTTCAAGGGAGGAGTTAGCTTTTTTAGGGGGCGGAGTGGGCTTAACCCAAGGAGTAGTTTATTTTGTAGCAACAGTAGCCTCTAGCGTCACGGTGGGAACTTTTTGGTATGCCATTATTCCCCCTGCTCTTTGGCATGGTACTGTAGGTTTAAGTTATGGTGTTTTGGCTTTGGGTATTTCCCCTTATTTAGAGCGCTTTTTTGATTTAATTACTCCTATTCGATTAGCGGAATTATCCAACCCCAATCGACCTTTATTAAAGCGTTTAGCCACGGAAGCTCCCGGCACTTTTCAACATACTATGTTTGTGGCATCCTTAGCAGAAGCCGCCGCTCAAAAAATTAACTGTAATGTGGAATTAGTAAGAGCCGGTACTTTATATCATGATATTGGTAAAATGCACGATCCCCTCGGCTTCATCGAAAATCAAATGGGTGGCAAAAATAAACATGATGAAATTAATGATCCTTGGCTTAGTGCCGATATTATTAAAAAGCACGTTAGTCAGGGAATTATGATGGCGAAAAAGTGCGGTTTACCCCAAGCTATTCAAAATTTTATCCCCGAACATCAAGGCACTTTATTAATATCTTATTTTTATTTTCAAGCCAATAAGCAACAAGAGGAAAACCCGGATATTGAGGTGGAAGAGAGCGATTTTCGTTACGATGGTCCTATTCCTCAATCGAGGGAAACAGGTATCGTTATGTTAGCCGATGGCTGTGAGGCGGCGCTGCGTTCGTTGAAGGGCGCTAGTCCAGATCAAGCCATAGCCATGGTTAACAAAATTTTTAAAGCGCGCTGGCGCGACCATCAGTTGGATGAGTGTGGATTGCGCTATGAAGAATTACCAGCCATTGCCGAAGTATTTGTCACCGTCTGGCAACAGTCAAACCATGAGCGTATTCGCTATCCCAAAGGGGCGCTGGAGATGAAACCATCAGCGCCCGTCTCTAATTAGGAGAGTTATTAAAGATTTTTAGTTTGGGCAAAGTAATAAGTAACAAGTAAAAAGTAATAAGTTTTGATTCTTTTTGATGAAAAAAGATTTTCCCAGAGTTTTTAACTACTAATTAGGGGTTGCTGAAAAAGTATTTTGGTGAGGGGAGGTATCAGGCTTCAGGTGTCAGGTTTCAGGTGAAATGCTTATAAAT is part of the Cyanobacterium sp. T60_A2020_053 genome and harbors:
- a CDS encoding HDIG domain-containing protein, which translates into the protein MKTLQSISQTLKKWQRIYSRNSVSDAPQKAPVTVAKRPSPQPSWFRFMCKIHPPVMLALSLTTITGVVSYRFYNQPELAVGTISPTKIIAPQDGSFIDQKTTEELRRNTRSGLLPSLKRDDTVTANIEEKIADFLSQVEQGRLILKGNPTIDKGVLSTPVQQYLMKAKGAEWQKIIDNRDTLTLIKDGGDTFALAVNQLINYQNRVSDAQFEDLINRIATQRSNYQTALAKLPDFDLANATDKAILLDIDDSQWLEVKSQVKDVTQKILTQGLPFGLPDNLRKRTVELHFNDTPSALRPILIQLVYGNLRTNLVIDEAQTKERAERAAQEIDPVIIAIEKNQTIVDIGEEISQADFVLLDNFGLSRRSINWGGVFTSGVLTAGALMVFQIVVRHPRQGRLRRRDQFLWWLLSISVPIISLFDVGYNSLPAVGFLMSTFYGPVAAVTHVSLTAGLTLFQTGAMGWQYLLSSYASSLLASLVAGRLRSREELAFLGGGVGLTQGVVYFVATVASSVTVGTFWYAIIPPALWHGTVGLSYGVLALGISPYLERFFDLITPIRLAELSNPNRPLLKRLATEAPGTFQHTMFVASLAEAAAQKINCNVELVRAGTLYHDIGKMHDPLGFIENQMGGKNKHDEINDPWLSADIIKKHVSQGIMMAKKCGLPQAIQNFIPEHQGTLLISYFYFQANKQQEENPDIEVEESDFRYDGPIPQSRETGIVMLADGCEAALRSLKGASPDQAIAMVNKIFKARWRDHQLDECGLRYEELPAIAEVFVTVWQQSNHERIRYPKGALEMKPSAPVSN